In one Nicotiana tomentosiformis chromosome 6, ASM39032v3, whole genome shotgun sequence genomic region, the following are encoded:
- the LOC104110345 gene encoding E3 ubiquitin-protein ligase SIS3-like isoform X1, with protein sequence MRGADFKWYDGFFLSMLATSIIIVAINWKRYHLCIYPLHIWIVVDYTTVFLFRLLMFVDNGLAAGMGLDLGWQQRYTRFRGRIVVLSILALFLYPFLWAWTIIGTLWFSSARNCLPEEGQKWGFLIWLLFSYCGLLGIACISTGKWLTRRQAHSLRAQQGIPTSEFGVLVDMIRVPDWTFTAAGQEMRGMGQDATSYHPGVYLTQAQREAVEALIQELPKFRLKAVPTDCCECPICLEEFRVGNEVRGLPCAHNFHVECIDEWLRLNVKCPRCRSSVFPNLDLSALSNIRADLERSTASVVTEARYMRSQPSSQSYLLRLQGLLRPVRTQDAGVGSEVDATSGTAESRNQALTPHHQGNMEPAQVVVEQSPRV encoded by the exons ATGAGAGGCGCAGATTTTAAGTG GTACGATGGGTTCTTCTTGTCAATGCTAGCAACTAGTAT AATCATTGTAGCGATCAATTGGAAGCGGTACCATCTTTGTATATACCCTTTGCACATTTGGATTGTG GTTGACTACACGACAGTGTTTCTTTTCCGGCTCTTGATGTTTGTTGATAATGGACTTGCTGCTGGAATGGGATT GGATTTGGGTTGGCAGCAGAGATATACTCGCTTTCGTGGAAGAatagttgttctttcaattcttgcCCTGTTCCTGTATCCCTTTCTTTGGGCTTGGACCATTATCGGGACTTTATGGTTCAGTAGTGCGAGAAACTGT TTGCCAGAAGAAGGTCAAAAATGGGGTTTCCTTATTTGGTTGCTATTCAGCTACTGTGGACTCCTTGGCATAGCTTGCATATCAACTGGGAAG TGGTTAACTAGAAGACAAGCCCATTCATTACGTGCTCAACAAGGAATTCCTACTTCTGAATTCGGG GTGTTGGTTGACATGATCAGAGTGCCAGATTGGACGTTTACAGCAGCAGGCCAGGAGATGAGAGGGATGGGCCAAGATGCTACTTCATACCATCCAGGAGTTTATTTAACCCAAGCTCAG AGAGAAGCAGTGGAAGCACTCATTCAGGAACTACCAAAGTTCAGGCTAAAGGCTGTTCCTACTGACTGTTGTGAGTGTCCTATCTGTTTGGAAGAGTTTCGTGTGGGAAATGAG GTTCGTGGTCTGCCTTGTGCTCACAACTTCCACGTGGAATGCATTGACGAGTGGCTTCGGCTAAACGTGAAGTGCCCTAGATGCCGCTCTTCTGTTTTCCCAAATCTTGATCTAAGTGCTTTATCCAATATCCGAGCTGACTTAGAGAGGTCAACAGCCAGCGTTGTGACAGAAGCCCGGTATATGAGATCCCAACCCTCCAGCCAGAGCTACCTGCTGAGATTGCAAGGTTTGCTCCGCCCAGTGCGCACACAGGACGCTGGCGTGGGCAGTGAGGTAGATGCAACTTCAGGAACAGCTGAAAGCAGAAACCAAGCATTGACACCTCATCATCAGGGAAACATGGAGCCTGCACAAGTTGTCGTAGAACAGTCCCCAAGGGTGTAA
- the LOC104110345 gene encoding E3 ubiquitin-protein ligase SIS3-like isoform X2 yields the protein MFVDNGLAAGMGLDLGWQQRYTRFRGRIVVLSILALFLYPFLWAWTIIGTLWFSSARNCLPEEGQKWGFLIWLLFSYCGLLGIACISTGKWLTRRQAHSLRAQQGIPTSEFGVLVDMIRVPDWTFTAAGQEMRGMGQDATSYHPGVYLTQAQREAVEALIQELPKFRLKAVPTDCCECPICLEEFRVGNEVRGLPCAHNFHVECIDEWLRLNVKCPRCRSSVFPNLDLSALSNIRADLERSTASVVTEARYMRSQPSSQSYLLRLQGLLRPVRTQDAGVGSEVDATSGTAESRNQALTPHHQGNMEPAQVVVEQSPRV from the exons ATGTTTGTTGATAATGGACTTGCTGCTGGAATGGGATT GGATTTGGGTTGGCAGCAGAGATATACTCGCTTTCGTGGAAGAatagttgttctttcaattcttgcCCTGTTCCTGTATCCCTTTCTTTGGGCTTGGACCATTATCGGGACTTTATGGTTCAGTAGTGCGAGAAACTGT TTGCCAGAAGAAGGTCAAAAATGGGGTTTCCTTATTTGGTTGCTATTCAGCTACTGTGGACTCCTTGGCATAGCTTGCATATCAACTGGGAAG TGGTTAACTAGAAGACAAGCCCATTCATTACGTGCTCAACAAGGAATTCCTACTTCTGAATTCGGG GTGTTGGTTGACATGATCAGAGTGCCAGATTGGACGTTTACAGCAGCAGGCCAGGAGATGAGAGGGATGGGCCAAGATGCTACTTCATACCATCCAGGAGTTTATTTAACCCAAGCTCAG AGAGAAGCAGTGGAAGCACTCATTCAGGAACTACCAAAGTTCAGGCTAAAGGCTGTTCCTACTGACTGTTGTGAGTGTCCTATCTGTTTGGAAGAGTTTCGTGTGGGAAATGAG GTTCGTGGTCTGCCTTGTGCTCACAACTTCCACGTGGAATGCATTGACGAGTGGCTTCGGCTAAACGTGAAGTGCCCTAGATGCCGCTCTTCTGTTTTCCCAAATCTTGATCTAAGTGCTTTATCCAATATCCGAGCTGACTTAGAGAGGTCAACAGCCAGCGTTGTGACAGAAGCCCGGTATATGAGATCCCAACCCTCCAGCCAGAGCTACCTGCTGAGATTGCAAGGTTTGCTCCGCCCAGTGCGCACACAGGACGCTGGCGTGGGCAGTGAGGTAGATGCAACTTCAGGAACAGCTGAAAGCAGAAACCAAGCATTGACACCTCATCATCAGGGAAACATGGAGCCTGCACAAGTTGTCGTAGAACAGTCCCCAAGGGTGTAA